One genomic window of Vicia villosa cultivar HV-30 ecotype Madison, WI unplaced genomic scaffold, Vvil1.0 ctg.000456F_1_1, whole genome shotgun sequence includes the following:
- the LOC131628484 gene encoding protein argonaute 4A-like, which produces MEFAFTIKSTSQTTNLKRLPMARRDFGSKGNKMQLLTNHFKIDLTKNEGYLYHYNIILRYQDGKPVEAKSVGRKVMDKLRKTYDVLRSQNFAYDGEKNLFTLDSLHHTRQDFIVVLDEVSSIRVGNYPDATKRMRFQSQSKTFKVEISHVRKISLQEIGNALRGHKSEHYQDVLNVLGVILRQNATKEGCLCIRQSYFHDNPKNITNFDGGIQYCRGFHSSFRATQMGLSLNVDVSATLLIKPGPVVDFLLHNQNIQQPKWIDWSKAKRMLKNIRVKVNNREYKIIGLSDMSCKTQKFLIKKENDVNGEAQLKEITIYEYYKRHKNIELHYSIDMPCINVGKPKKPIYFPMELCTLVSLQRYTKVLSNKQRTQLMLESRNSPHERKEALLYSLRSRRYDDEPMLRSFGISIKPCFTQVNGRVLQAPTLVVGKGHVFCPQNGSWNFNDKELVEPVKIKRWAIVNFSSQCDIEHLCNMIKKYSKMKGMLFDSPFHIFEESERHRSESPSSRVSAMYEIIKSKLPGPPTHPPAQLLLCILPVKKNCEIYGPWKKRCLVDEGIATQCIAPTKINDNYITNVLLKINAKLGGMNFLLLSEIERSIPLFSNIPTLVIGMDVSHGSPYQLNVPSVVAVVSSRYWPQISRYKATVRSQSSKVEMIQSLFEPVSDTKDDGIISEVLKDFYATSGTKPQQIIIFRDGVSESQFNQILNFELDEIIKACKHFDESWCPKFTLIVAQKNHHTRFFKVNAPQENVLPGTVIDNTVCHPKNNDFYMCAHAGKIGTSRPTHYHVLYDEIGFSSDNLQEFVHSLCYVYQRSTNAISIVAPIYYAHVAAAQISQFIKFDESETQKKFSVSGISQVLELPRLHERVMNTMFFC; this is translated from the exons ATGGAATTCGCGTTTACAATTAAGTCAACCAGCCAAACTACAAATTTGAAACGTCTACCTATGGCTAGGAGAGATTTTGGATCCAAAGGAAACAAGATGCAACTCTTAACTAACCATTTTAAAATCGACTTAACTAAGAATGAAGGTTACTTATATCATTATAAT ATTATTTTGCGTTATCAAGATGGAAAACCTGTTGAAGCGAAAAGTGTGGGGAGAAAAGTCATGGACAAACTTCGTAAAACATACGATGTACTAAGAAGTCAAAATTTTGCATATGATGGTGAGAAAAATTTATTCACTCTTGATTCTCTACATCATACTAGACAAGATTTTATTGTTGTGTTAGATGAAGTTTCATCAATAAG GGTTGGAAATTACCCCGATGCAACCAAAAGAATGAGGTTTCAGTCTCAGTCCAAAACTTTTAAGGTTGAGATTAGTCATGTAAGAAAAAtctcattacaagaaattggaaaTGCATTACGAGGTCACAAATCAGAGCATTACCAAGATGTATTAAATGTTTTGGGTGTTATATTGAGGCAAAATGCAACAAAAGA GGGATGTCTCTGCATTCGCCAGTCATATTTTCATGACAATCCAAAGAATATAACTAACTTTGATGGTGGTATTCAATATTGTCGTGGTTTCCATTCAAGCTTTAGGGCCACGCAAATGGGTTTGTCTCTTAATGTTG ATGTGTCAGCTACATTACTTATAAAGCCCGGTCCTGTAGTGGATTTCCTACTCCATAACCAAAACATTCAGCAACCAAAGTGGATTGATTGGAGCAAG GCAAAAAGAATGCTTAAAAATATTAGAGTTAAAGTTAATAATAGAGAGTACAAAATCATTGGACTAAGTGATATGTCATGCAAAACACAAAA gtttttaattaaaaaagaaaatgatgTTAATGGTGAAGCACAATTAAAGGAAATTACAATTTATGAATACTATAAACGCCACAAAAATATCGAACTTCACTATTCTATTGATATGCCATGTATTAATGTTGGCAAACCAAAAAAACCAATTTATTTTCCTATGGag TTATGTACATTGGTTTCATTGCAACGATATACTAAGGTATTGTCCAACAAGCAAAGGACTCAATTGATGTTAGAGTCAAGAAATAGTCCTCATGAAAGGAAAGAAGCTTTGTTATAT TCTTTAAGAAGTCGTAGATATGATGACGAGCCTATGCTTCGCTCTTTTGGGATTTCTATTAAACCTTGTTTTACTCAAGTTAATGGTCGCGTTTTGCAAGCTCCAACA CTTGTTGTTGGAAAAGGACATGTATTTTGTCCTCAAAATGGAAGCTGGAATTTTAATGATAAG GAATTAGTTGAACCCGTGAAGATTAAGCGTTGGGCAATTGTAAATTTTTCATCACAATGTGATATAGAACATTTATGtaatatgattaaaaaatattctaaaatgaAAGGAATG TTATTTGATTCTCCGTTCCATATATTTGAGGAGAGTGAGCGTCATAGGAGTGAGTCACCATCTTCTAGAGTTTCTGCAatgtatgaaataataaaatccaAGCTACCTGGACCCCCTACACATCCTCCTGCTCAACTTCTTTTGTGTATTCTTCCAGTTAAAAAGAATTGCGAGATTTATG GTCCTTGGAAAAAGAGATGTCTTGTTGATGAAGGGATTGCAACTCAATGCATTGCTCCGACAAAAATTAATGATAATTATATTACTAATGTACTATTAAAAATCAATGCAAag CTTGGTGGGATGAATTTTCTTTTGTTATCCGAAATTGAGCGTTCCATACCATTATTTTCTAACATACCTACATTGGTTATTGGAATGGATGTTTCACATGGATCTCCATATCAATTAAATGTACCATCAGTTGTTGCG GTAGTTAGCTCAAGATATTGGCCTCAAATATCTCGTTATAAAGCTACAGTTCGTAGTCAGTCATCGAAAGTagagatgattcagtctctattCGAGCCTGTTTCAGATACCAAGGATGATGGTATCATcag TGAGGTTCTTAAGGACTTTTATGCAACTTCAGGAACAAAGCctcaacaaattataattttcaG ggaTGGAGTGAGTGAATCACAATTCAACCAGATCCTCAACTTTGAATTGGATGAAATCATAAAG GCATGCAAGCATTTTGATGAAAGTTGGTGTCCAAAGTTTACTTTGATTGTTGCTCAAAAGAATCATCACACTAGGTTCTTCAAAGTCAATGCTCCTCAAGAAAATGTTTTACCAG GAACCGTTATTGATAACACTGTATGTCATCctaaaaataatgatttttacATGTGTGCACATGCTGGAAAAATT GGTACAAGTCGTCCTACTCATTAccatgttttatatgatgaaattGGATTCTCATCGGATAATTTGCAGGAATTTGTGCATTCTTTATGTTATGT gtATCAAAGAAGCACAAATGCCATATCTATAG TTGCACCAATTTATTATGCTCATGTAGCAGCGGCTCAGATATcacaatttataaaatttgatgAATCCGAAACCCAAAAGAAATTCAGTGTATCCGGTATATCTCAAGTTCTCGAGTTACCACGTCTTCATGAACGAGTCATGAATACTATGTTTTTTTGCTGa